From Elephas maximus indicus isolate mEleMax1 chromosome 25, mEleMax1 primary haplotype, whole genome shotgun sequence, the proteins below share one genomic window:
- the TPD52L2 gene encoding tumor protein D54 isoform X3, with the protein MDSAGQDISLNSPHKGLLSDSVMDVPVDAGVAARTPAAEGLTEAEEEELRAELTKVEEEIVTLRQVLAAKERHCGELKRKLGLSALDGLRQNLSKSWHDMQGSSAYMKTSEKLGEWNEKVTQSDLYKKTQETLSQAGQKTSAALSTVGSAISRKLGDMRSSATFKSFEDHVGTIKSKVVGGRENGRDNLPSPTGCGDKPLPDHTPF; encoded by the exons ATGGACTCCGCCGGCCAAG ATATCAGCCTGAACTCTCCTCACAAAGGTCTGCTGTCCGACTCCGTGATGGACGTCCCTGTTGATGCAGGCGTGGCTGCCCGGACCCCTGCTGCCGAGGGCCTGACGGAGGCTGAGGAAGAGGAGCTGAGGGCTGAGCTCACCAAG GTGGAAGAGGAAATCGTCACTCTGCGTCAGGTCCTGGCCGCCAAGGAGAGGCACTGTGGGGAGCTGAAGAggaagctgggcctctccgccctggACGGGCTGCGGCAGAACCTGTCCAAGAGCTGGCACGACATGCAGGGCTCCAGCGC CTATATGAAAACTTCTGAGAAACTTGGAGAGTGGAATGAAAAAGTGACCCAGTCTGACCT CTACAAGAAGACTCAAGAAACACTCTCCCAGGCAGGACAGAAGACTTCGGCTGCCCTGTCCACTGTCGGCTCCGCAATCAGCAGAAAGCTTGGCGACATGAG GAGCTCTGCAACCTTCAAGTCGTTTGAAGATCACGTTGGGACCATAAAG TCTAAAGTTGTCGGCGGCAGAGAGAACGGCAGAGACAACCTTCCTTCTCCGACAGGATGCGGCGACAAGCCCCTGCCCGACCACACCCCTTTCTAA
- the TPD52L2 gene encoding tumor protein D54 isoform X4, with product MGPERLGGALLIAHRCSPHHPRHSPQRDQTGRHSVCLQLCPDEQALVREDAVPWGCPKLGCRGGVQDLLAIRCDSYRHAVLALMGATRLKSGSQAGCWWPAAVLSGRLLWPLSLTGAHPFSHSFSNYSIRHSISMPAMRSSATFKSFEDHVGTIKSKVVGGRENGRDNLPSPTGCGDKPLPDHTPF from the exons ATGGGTCCCGAGCGGCTGGGTGGGGCTCTGCTTATTGCCCATAGGTGCAGCCCCCACCACCCACGGCACTCACCCCAGAGAGACCAGACAGGTCGGCACTCAGTCTGCCTGCAGTTGTGTCCTGACGAGCAGGCACTAGTCCGTGAGGACGCTGTGCCCTGGGGCTGCCCTAAGCTTGGCTGCAGGGGTGGCGTGCAAGATCTCCTGGCCATTCGATGTGATTCCTACAGACATGCCGTGCTTGCCTTGATGGGTGCAACTCGTTTGAAGTCAGGCAGCCAGGCAGGATGCTGGTGGCCTGCTGCTGTACTCTCTGGACGCCTGCTCTGGCCTCTGAGCCTCACAGG GGCTCATCCATTCTCACACTCCTTTAG CAACTACTCCATCCGCCACTCCATCAGTATGCCGGCCATGAG GAGCTCTGCAACCTTCAAGTCGTTTGAAGATCACGTTGGGACCATAAAG TCTAAAGTTGTCGGCGGCAGAGAGAACGGCAGAGACAACCTTCCTTCTCCGACAGGATGCGGCGACAAGCCCCTGCCCGACCACACCCCTTTCTAA
- the TPD52L2 gene encoding tumor protein D54 isoform X2, protein MDSAGQDISLNSPHKGLLSDSVMDVPVDAGVAARTPAAEGLTEAEEEELRAELTKVEEEIVTLRQVLAAKERHCGELKRKLGLSALDGLRQNLSKSWHDMQGSSAYMKTSEKLGEWNEKVTQSDLYKKTQETLSQAGQKTSAALSTVGSAISRKLGDMSNYSIRHSISMPAMRSSATFKSFEDHVGTIKSKVVGGRENGRDNLPSPTGCGDKPLPDHTPF, encoded by the exons ATGGACTCCGCCGGCCAAG ATATCAGCCTGAACTCTCCTCACAAAGGTCTGCTGTCCGACTCCGTGATGGACGTCCCTGTTGATGCAGGCGTGGCTGCCCGGACCCCTGCTGCCGAGGGCCTGACGGAGGCTGAGGAAGAGGAGCTGAGGGCTGAGCTCACCAAG GTGGAAGAGGAAATCGTCACTCTGCGTCAGGTCCTGGCCGCCAAGGAGAGGCACTGTGGGGAGCTGAAGAggaagctgggcctctccgccctggACGGGCTGCGGCAGAACCTGTCCAAGAGCTGGCACGACATGCAGGGCTCCAGCGC CTATATGAAAACTTCTGAGAAACTTGGAGAGTGGAATGAAAAAGTGACCCAGTCTGACCT CTACAAGAAGACTCAAGAAACACTCTCCCAGGCAGGACAGAAGACTTCGGCTGCCCTGTCCACTGTCGGCTCCGCAATCAGCAGAAAGCTTGGCGACATGAG CAACTACTCCATCCGCCACTCCATCAGTATGCCGGCCATGAG GAGCTCTGCAACCTTCAAGTCGTTTGAAGATCACGTTGGGACCATAAAG TCTAAAGTTGTCGGCGGCAGAGAGAACGGCAGAGACAACCTTCCTTCTCCGACAGGATGCGGCGACAAGCCCCTGCCCGACCACACCCCTTTCTAA
- the TPD52L2 gene encoding tumor protein D54 isoform X1 — protein MDSAGQDISLNSPHKGLLSDSVMDVPVDAGVAARTPAAEGLTEAEEEELRAELTKVEEEIVTLRQVLAAKERHCGELKRKLGLSALDGLRQNLSKSWHDMQGSSAYMKTSEKLGEWNEKVTQSDLYKKTQETLSQAGQKTSAALSTVGSAISRKLGDMRAHPFSHSFSNYSIRHSISMPAMRSSATFKSFEDHVGTIKSKVVGGRENGRDNLPSPTGCGDKPLPDHTPF, from the exons ATGGACTCCGCCGGCCAAG ATATCAGCCTGAACTCTCCTCACAAAGGTCTGCTGTCCGACTCCGTGATGGACGTCCCTGTTGATGCAGGCGTGGCTGCCCGGACCCCTGCTGCCGAGGGCCTGACGGAGGCTGAGGAAGAGGAGCTGAGGGCTGAGCTCACCAAG GTGGAAGAGGAAATCGTCACTCTGCGTCAGGTCCTGGCCGCCAAGGAGAGGCACTGTGGGGAGCTGAAGAggaagctgggcctctccgccctggACGGGCTGCGGCAGAACCTGTCCAAGAGCTGGCACGACATGCAGGGCTCCAGCGC CTATATGAAAACTTCTGAGAAACTTGGAGAGTGGAATGAAAAAGTGACCCAGTCTGACCT CTACAAGAAGACTCAAGAAACACTCTCCCAGGCAGGACAGAAGACTTCGGCTGCCCTGTCCACTGTCGGCTCCGCAATCAGCAGAAAGCTTGGCGACATGAG GGCTCATCCATTCTCACACTCCTTTAG CAACTACTCCATCCGCCACTCCATCAGTATGCCGGCCATGAG GAGCTCTGCAACCTTCAAGTCGTTTGAAGATCACGTTGGGACCATAAAG TCTAAAGTTGTCGGCGGCAGAGAGAACGGCAGAGACAACCTTCCTTCTCCGACAGGATGCGGCGACAAGCCCCTGCCCGACCACACCCCTTTCTAA